A genomic stretch from Shewanella sediminis HAW-EB3 includes:
- the secD gene encoding protein translocase subunit SecD: MLNKYPMWKNLMVIIIIAVGSFYAIPNLFGEDYAVQVVASRGAEVTATTQSTVNDVLASKNITVKRSELENGQLLVRVANGDQQLLAKEAIAESLGDKYIVALNLAPATPDWLESLGGSPMKLGLDLRGGVHFLMEVDMGEAVRKMTEAKISDFRTDLRGEKIRYAGIRNSAKGIEIKFRDAENLAKAERFLKTRGNDMVFTDISSGDSYFLMANLSEAYLKQIKEEALQQNITTIRNRVNELGVAEPVVQRQGAERIIVELPGVQDTARAKDILGATASIEFHMVDEKADAAAAASGRVSPSSQVYNRRQGGQVVLHKAVMLTGDHIQGAQPSFDEYSRPQVSINLDSKGGSIFSNVTKDNIGKPMATLFIEYKDNGDKNPDGSVKMQKIEEVISVATIQARLGRNFVITGLEHSEAQNLALLLRAGALIAPVTIVEERTIGPSLGAENIQNGVQAMIWGMAVVLIFMLVYYRGFGLIANLALTANLVMVVGVMSMIPGAVLTLPGIAGMVLTVGMAVDGNVLIYERIREELRNGRSVQQAIHEGYGNAFSTIADANITTFMTALILFAVGTGAVKGFAVTLMIGIATSMFTAIVGTRSIVNAMWGGKRVKKLSI; encoded by the coding sequence GTGTTAAATAAATATCCAATGTGGAAAAACCTGATGGTGATAATCATTATCGCCGTTGGTTCTTTCTATGCAATTCCAAACCTCTTCGGGGAAGACTATGCGGTTCAGGTAGTGGCTTCTCGTGGTGCAGAGGTTACGGCAACGACACAGTCGACCGTAAATGATGTTCTTGCAAGTAAGAACATTACAGTAAAGCGTTCAGAGCTTGAAAATGGTCAACTATTGGTTCGTGTGGCTAATGGCGATCAGCAACTGTTAGCTAAAGAAGCGATTGCAGAGTCACTAGGTGATAAATACATCGTCGCCTTAAACTTAGCTCCGGCGACACCTGACTGGCTTGAGTCATTGGGTGGAAGCCCAATGAAACTGGGTCTCGATCTTCGTGGTGGTGTGCACTTCCTGATGGAAGTGGATATGGGTGAAGCCGTTCGTAAGATGACAGAAGCTAAAATTTCTGACTTCAGAACCGATCTTCGTGGCGAGAAAATTCGTTATGCCGGTATTCGTAACAGTGCTAAAGGCATTGAGATTAAGTTCCGTGATGCTGAGAATCTAGCGAAGGCTGAACGTTTCCTCAAGACTCGTGGCAACGATATGGTGTTTACCGATATCTCTTCGGGCGACAGCTATTTCTTAATGGCTAACTTGAGCGAAGCTTATCTTAAGCAGATCAAAGAGGAAGCACTACAGCAGAACATCACAACGATCCGTAATCGTGTGAACGAGCTGGGTGTGGCAGAACCTGTTGTACAGCGTCAAGGTGCAGAGCGTATTATCGTCGAGCTTCCTGGTGTTCAGGATACGGCACGTGCAAAAGATATCTTAGGCGCAACGGCCTCTATTGAATTCCACATGGTGGATGAAAAAGCCGACGCGGCTGCCGCTGCAAGTGGTAGAGTCTCGCCAAGTTCTCAAGTATACAATCGCCGTCAGGGCGGACAAGTTGTACTGCATAAGGCTGTAATGTTGACCGGTGATCATATTCAAGGTGCTCAACCGAGCTTCGATGAATACAGTCGTCCACAGGTGAGCATTAACCTTGATTCAAAAGGTGGGTCTATCTTCTCGAATGTAACTAAGGATAACATCGGTAAGCCGATGGCAACCTTGTTCATCGAGTATAAAGACAACGGTGATAAGAATCCTGATGGTAGTGTGAAGATGCAAAAGATCGAGGAAGTTATCTCGGTTGCAACGATTCAAGCCCGTCTTGGTCGTAACTTCGTGATCACTGGCCTTGAGCACTCAGAAGCGCAAAACTTAGCCCTTCTACTTCGTGCGGGTGCCTTGATTGCACCTGTGACTATCGTAGAAGAGCGTACCATTGGTCCAAGCCTTGGTGCTGAAAACATCCAAAATGGTGTTCAAGCGATGATCTGGGGTATGGCTGTTGTACTTATTTTTATGCTGGTTTATTACCGTGGTTTCGGCCTAATTGCCAACTTAGCGTTGACGGCGAACCTTGTGATGGTTGTTGGTGTTATGTCGATGATCCCAGGTGCCGTACTTACGCTTCCAGGTATTGCGGGCATGGTACTGACTGTCGGTATGGCGGTTGATGGTAACGTGCTTATTTACGAGCGTATTCGTGAAGAGTTACGCAACGGCCGCAGCGTACAGCAAGCGATTCATGAAGGTTACGGTAACGCATTTTCAACTATTGCCGATGCGAACATCACTACATTTATGACTGCACTTATCCTGTTTGCTGTAGGTACGGGTGCTGTTAAAGGGTTTGCAGTAACGCTTATGATCGGTATCGCAACCTCTATGTTTACTGCAATCGTGGGTACTCGCTCAATAGTTAACGCTATGTGGGGTGGTAAACGCGTGAAGAAACTGTCTATATAA
- a CDS encoding RluA family pseudouridine synthase, translated as MQIFTYTPPSIPWLDIRYKDRDIIVINKPSGLLSNPGRAANTFDCAINRLLQRYPEAILVHRLDCATSGIMVFALNKKAESNIKTQFQNRMSKKTYIAEVQGHIVDEEGVIELAMKPDTERPPLQKLAEEGKPSKTYFKVLERRKNSTLVELKPVTGRTHQLRLHMLAIGHPILGDDFYGDEKVIAASKRLCLHAMSLSITHPYSGKAMTFHSAHPFS; from the coding sequence ATGCAGATATTTACTTATACCCCCCCTTCTATCCCTTGGTTAGATATTCGATATAAAGACAGAGACATTATTGTCATTAATAAACCCTCTGGCTTACTCTCAAATCCAGGCCGGGCTGCAAATACCTTCGATTGTGCAATTAACCGTCTTCTTCAGCGTTACCCTGAGGCGATATTGGTTCACAGATTGGACTGTGCGACCTCTGGTATTATGGTTTTTGCACTAAACAAGAAAGCCGAGTCCAACATCAAAACGCAATTTCAAAACAGGATGAGCAAAAAGACCTATATAGCAGAGGTGCAGGGGCATATCGTAGATGAGGAAGGGGTTATCGAACTTGCCATGAAACCCGATACTGAACGGCCTCCACTACAAAAATTGGCAGAGGAAGGTAAACCTTCTAAGACCTATTTCAAGGTACTTGAACGTAGAAAAAACAGTACATTGGTAGAGTTAAAGCCGGTAACGGGACGGACGCACCAGTTACGCTTGCATATGCTGGCAATAGGTCACCCTATTTTAGGGGATGATTTTTACGGCGATGAAAAGGTGATCGCGGCATCGAAGAGGCTTTGCCTTCATGCCATGTCACTCAGCATTACTCACCCCTATTCGGGTAAAGCAATGACCTTTCATAGTGCTCACCCTTTCAGTTAA
- a CDS encoding acyl carrier protein phosphodiesterase — MNFLAHLHLADNSKTSLAANLAGDFAKGSIERFPKHLQQGIWLHRQIDQLTDTHELTKELESKFPKQLKRAAPILIDLAFDHVLAKYWDEYHNVSLKDFALKAYDAIDNCEGLPEQLQSLAPRIRSENWLVAYKNRDGLNQTIESVAKRVSKPEIFEGATAAVKTLDTEIEIAFRTFYPQLMAYSRIWTRNTPTEYL, encoded by the coding sequence ATGAACTTTCTTGCACATCTACATCTTGCTGATAATAGTAAAACCAGCCTCGCCGCCAATTTAGCTGGCGACTTTGCTAAGGGAAGCATAGAGAGATTCCCCAAGCACCTCCAACAAGGTATCTGGCTACACCGACAGATAGACCAGCTTACAGATACCCATGAACTCACGAAAGAGTTAGAGTCAAAATTCCCTAAACAGCTCAAACGAGCCGCTCCCATACTGATCGATCTAGCTTTTGATCATGTGTTGGCTAAGTACTGGGATGAATACCATAATGTCAGTTTGAAAGACTTTGCCCTCAAAGCTTATGATGCCATCGACAATTGTGAAGGGTTGCCCGAACAGCTTCAGAGCCTTGCCCCCAGGATAAGAAGTGAGAACTGGCTGGTCGCCTATAAGAATCGAGACGGGTTAAACCAAACAATCGAGTCTGTGGCCAAACGGGTATCCAAACCTGAGATATTTGAAGGTGCTACCGCTGCGGTGAAAACCTTGGATACCGAAATTGAGATAGCCTTCAGAACCTTCTACCCTCAATTAATGGCATACAGCCGGATCTGGACACGAAACACACCAACAGAATACTTATAG
- the tgt gene encoding tRNA guanosine(34) transglycosylase Tgt → MKFELDTTQGRARRGRLVFERGTVETPAFMPVGTYGTVKGMTPEEVRATGADILLGNTFHLWLRPGEEIMRKHGDLHDFMNWQRPILTDSGGFQVFSLGDIRKITEEGVHFRSPINGEKIFLDPEKSMQIQNSLGSDVVMIFDECTPYPATEDEARKSMQMSLRWAQRSRDEFDKLENPNSLFGIIQGGVYEDLRDESLKGLVDIGFDGYAVGGLAVGEPKADMHRILEHTCPQIPTDKPRYLMGVGKPEDLVEGVRRGVDMFDCVMPTRNARNGHLFTTEGVIKIRNARHRDDTSPLDDKCDCYTCKNYSRAYLYHLDRCNEILGARLNTIHNLRYYQKLMEGLRGAIETGTLDAFVEEFYTSQGREVPEVPELTD, encoded by the coding sequence ATGAAATTTGAATTAGATACAACTCAAGGTCGCGCTCGTCGTGGCCGTTTAGTCTTTGAGCGAGGCACGGTAGAAACGCCTGCATTTATGCCTGTTGGTACCTACGGTACCGTAAAGGGGATGACGCCTGAAGAGGTTCGTGCAACCGGTGCAGATATCCTTCTGGGGAACACATTCCATTTGTGGCTTCGTCCTGGCGAAGAGATCATGCGTAAACATGGTGATCTTCATGACTTCATGAACTGGCAAAGACCTATTTTGACAGACTCTGGCGGATTCCAGGTATTCAGCCTGGGTGATATTCGAAAAATCACCGAAGAGGGGGTTCATTTCCGCTCGCCGATTAATGGTGAAAAAATCTTTTTAGATCCTGAAAAGTCTATGCAGATCCAGAACTCTCTTGGCTCTGATGTCGTGATGATTTTCGATGAATGTACACCGTATCCAGCGACAGAAGACGAAGCACGTAAATCGATGCAGATGTCTCTTCGTTGGGCACAACGTTCACGCGATGAGTTTGATAAGCTTGAAAACCCTAATTCTCTGTTTGGTATCATTCAGGGTGGGGTTTATGAAGATCTGCGTGATGAAAGTCTTAAAGGGCTTGTCGATATTGGATTTGACGGTTATGCCGTTGGTGGTTTGGCTGTGGGTGAGCCTAAAGCTGACATGCATCGCATTCTTGAGCATACATGTCCTCAAATCCCAACAGATAAACCGCGTTACTTGATGGGGGTCGGTAAGCCGGAAGATTTAGTTGAAGGTGTACGTCGCGGCGTCGACATGTTCGATTGTGTCATGCCTACACGTAATGCTCGAAATGGTCATCTGTTTACCACTGAAGGCGTTATTAAGATACGTAATGCACGTCATCGTGATGACACTTCACCACTCGATGATAAATGTGATTGTTATACCTGTAAGAACTACTCTCGGGCATACCTGTACCATTTAGATCGTTGTAATGAAATTTTAGGTGCTCGTTTAAACACCATTCATAACCTTAGGTATTACCAAAAGTTGATGGAAGGTTTGCGCGGTGCGATCGAGACAGGTACATTAGACGCCTTCGTTGAGGAGTTCTATACCAGTCAAGGACGCGAAGTCCCTGAAGTTCCTGAATTAACCGATTAA
- the queA gene encoding tRNA preQ1(34) S-adenosylmethionine ribosyltransferase-isomerase QueA produces the protein MRVTDFSFDLPDELIARYPMANRTSSRLLSLEGNTGKLADNQFTDILNMVNPGDLMVFNNTRVIPARLFGQKITGGKLEILVERMLDDKRILAHVRCSKSPKADSIICLDGDYEMKMLGRHDALFELELQSDKTILEVLEEVGHMPLPPYIDRPDEDADKERYQTVYNQNPGAVAAPTAGLHFDDALLKALSDKGVDTAFVTLHVGAGTFQPVKVDNILEHKMHSEWAEVSQEVVAKVAQTKANGKRVIAVGTTSVRSLESAAKASEGELKEFCSDTDIFIYPGYEFKVVDAMVTNFHLPESTLIMLLSAFAGFDEVKNAYQHAIAQKYRFFSYGDAMFVTKKAN, from the coding sequence ATGCGCGTTACTGATTTTTCATTTGACCTCCCAGACGAGTTAATAGCCCGTTATCCAATGGCAAACCGGACATCTTCGAGATTACTTTCATTAGAGGGTAATACCGGCAAGCTTGCCGATAATCAGTTCACCGATATTTTGAACATGGTTAATCCTGGAGATCTTATGGTGTTTAATAACACTCGGGTGATACCTGCGCGTCTCTTCGGCCAGAAAATAACGGGTGGCAAGCTGGAAATCCTTGTTGAGCGCATGCTTGATGACAAGCGAATTTTGGCTCATGTAAGATGTTCTAAGTCCCCTAAAGCTGATTCGATCATCTGTTTAGATGGCGACTATGAGATGAAAATGCTCGGTCGTCACGATGCATTATTCGAGCTTGAACTTCAATCGGACAAGACTATTCTTGAAGTACTCGAAGAGGTGGGGCATATGCCGCTGCCTCCTTATATCGACAGACCCGATGAAGATGCCGACAAAGAGCGTTATCAGACAGTTTACAATCAAAATCCGGGTGCAGTAGCGGCGCCAACGGCGGGTTTGCATTTCGATGACGCTCTGTTGAAGGCGTTGAGCGATAAAGGTGTGGATACCGCGTTTGTGACTTTGCATGTTGGAGCGGGAACATTTCAACCTGTAAAAGTTGATAACATACTTGAACACAAGATGCATTCTGAATGGGCCGAAGTTTCACAAGAGGTCGTCGCTAAAGTTGCGCAAACTAAAGCGAATGGCAAACGTGTTATTGCCGTTGGTACAACCTCGGTACGTTCTTTAGAGAGTGCAGCGAAAGCGAGTGAAGGTGAGCTCAAAGAGTTTTGCAGCGATACCGATATCTTTATCTACCCGGGATATGAGTTCAAAGTTGTCGACGCTATGGTGACCAATTTTCACCTTCCTGAATCGACATTAATTATGCTACTCAGCGCATTTGCCGGTTTCGATGAGGTAAAAAACGCCTATCAACACGCGATTGCTCAAAAATACCGCTTCTTTAGCTATGGTGATGCCATGTTTGTGACTAAAAAAGCGAACTAA
- the sstT gene encoding serine/threonine transporter SstT: MNQKQSLLARLANGSLVLQILFGIIAGISLATISKDSAHSVAFLGELFVGALKAIAPILVFILVAASIANQKKNAKTNMRPIVILYLFGTFAAAMTAVLLSFTFPITLVLATGAEGATPPEGIGEVIHTLLFKLVDNPVNAVMTGNYIGILAWGVGLGLALHHASDSTKQVFADVSHGISQMVRFIIRLAPIGIFGLVAATFAKTGFSAIAGYGQLLAVLLGAMAIIALVVNPLIVFLKIRRNPYPLVLTCLRESGVTAFFTRSSAANIPVNMALCEKLELHEDTYSVSIPLGATINMGGAAITITVLTLAAVHTMGIQVDILTAILLSVVAAVSACGASGVAGGSLLLIPLACSLFGISNDVAMQVVAVGFIIGVIQDSAETGLNSSTDVLFTAAACEAAERKETI; the protein is encoded by the coding sequence ATGAATCAAAAACAATCTTTATTAGCCAGACTGGCTAATGGCAGCTTAGTGCTGCAAATCCTATTTGGGATAATCGCTGGTATTTCACTGGCGACAATTTCGAAAGATTCTGCACATAGCGTTGCCTTTTTGGGTGAGCTTTTTGTCGGAGCTTTAAAAGCAATTGCGCCTATCTTAGTGTTTATCTTAGTCGCGGCTTCAATTGCAAATCAGAAAAAAAACGCTAAGACCAATATGCGTCCAATCGTTATCTTATATCTATTTGGTACCTTTGCAGCGGCGATGACCGCTGTACTTCTCAGCTTTACCTTCCCGATCACTCTAGTGCTGGCAACGGGCGCTGAAGGGGCCACGCCACCGGAAGGGATTGGTGAAGTGATTCATACTTTACTCTTCAAGTTAGTCGATAACCCGGTTAATGCGGTTATGACCGGTAACTACATCGGAATTCTGGCTTGGGGCGTGGGCCTTGGTTTGGCTCTTCACCATGCAAGCGACTCAACCAAACAGGTATTTGCCGATGTGAGTCATGGTATTTCACAGATGGTTCGTTTCATCATTCGATTAGCACCTATCGGTATTTTCGGGCTGGTTGCAGCTACATTTGCTAAAACAGGCTTCTCGGCTATCGCAGGTTATGGACAACTGTTAGCGGTTTTACTCGGCGCGATGGCAATTATTGCGCTTGTCGTGAATCCATTAATTGTTTTCCTGAAAATAAGACGAAACCCATATCCGTTAGTATTGACGTGTCTACGTGAGAGTGGTGTTACCGCGTTTTTCACTCGATCCAGTGCGGCAAATATTCCGGTGAATATGGCACTTTGTGAAAAGCTTGAGCTGCATGAAGATACATATTCTGTGTCGATCCCACTAGGCGCAACGATCAACATGGGAGGGGCGGCTATCACGATTACCGTTCTGACTCTCGCGGCTGTCCATACTATGGGAATTCAAGTCGATATTCTCACCGCTATTTTACTCAGTGTCGTTGCAGCTGTATCGGCCTGTGGTGCGTCAGGGGTTGCCGGGGGCTCACTCCTGCTTATTCCTCTTGCGTGTAGTCTATTTGGGATCTCAAACGATGTTGCTATGCAAGTGGTTGCCGTCGGTTTCATTATCGGCGTTATTCAGGACTCTGCCGAAACGGGGCTAAATAGCTCAACAGATGTACTCTTTACCGCCGCAGCTTGTGAAGCGGCAGAAAGAAAAGAGACGATATAA
- the yajC gene encoding preprotein translocase subunit YajC yields the protein MLISNAYAADAPVTGAGGTMELIFMLVIFGLIFYFMIFRPQSKRVKEHKNLMGSLGKGDEVLTSGGILGKIAKISDENDYVLLTISETTEITIKKDYISAVLPKGSIKSL from the coding sequence ATGTTGATTTCAAATGCTTATGCTGCTGATGCTCCTGTAACTGGCGCCGGTGGCACCATGGAACTGATTTTCATGCTAGTTATATTTGGCTTGATATTCTATTTCATGATTTTCCGTCCACAATCAAAGCGTGTTAAAGAGCACAAAAACCTAATGGGCTCATTAGGTAAAGGTGATGAAGTACTCACCAGTGGTGGTATTTTAGGAAAAATTGCAAAAATCAGTGACGAAAATGACTATGTGTTACTGACGATCAGTGAAACAACTGAAATCACGATTAAAAAGGATTACATTTCAGCTGTATTGCCTAAAGGCTCTATTAAGTCACTTTAA